The genomic interval TGCAGTTGTACATGATCTGAATCTGGCATTACAATACGCAGACCGGGTTTTAATGATGAAAGATGGCTGTTCTTTTTCAATAGGAACGCCGGAACAGGTACTTACCGAAGATCATATCAAAGCCGCTTTCGGATTATCTGTACGCATTATACAGCCTGACAATACCCATTTTCCGATTATTGTTCCCGATATGGTTCCTGCTCAGGTTGCAGTGTGATAAATTGAAAAACAAAATTTAACTATTTGAAAATCTTACTAATAAATATCTCAAAGTAAATTCACTATGAAAACGATCCTCACCACAAGCCGTACCGAACTGAAAGAAAGCTGGGCAGAATTTAAAGCCCAGAATCCGAAAACCCGTATCCGAGATGCAGCCAGAGAATTGAATACTACCGAAGCGGAACTGGTAGCGACAGGCATTGGAGAAAATGTTACACTTCTGGAAGGTGATTTTCGTGAATTATTAAAAGAAGTTGGCTCACTTGGCAATGTGATGGCATTAACGCGTAATGATCATGTGGTGCATGAACGAAAAGGAACGTATGAAAATGTGTCTTTTAATAACCATGTAGGACTTGTACTGGGGCCGGATATTGATTTGAGAATGTTTCTGGGAGATTGGAAATTTGGCTTTGCTGTTCATGAAAATGACCGGTTCAGTATTCAGTTTTTTAATAGCAACGGGGATGCCACGCATAAAATATACCTTACAGAAAAAAGCAATCAGGATGCTTACAATGCATTGGTAGAAAAATATAAAGCTGCTGAACAGGATGTATCTCTAGTTATTACCCCAAAACCTGAGAAAAAAACAGAAGAAGAAACGACTCCGGATATTGACGTCGCGGCGTTCCAGGCAGAATGGCTTGCACTGAAAGATACGCACGACTTTTTTACCTTATTGCGTAAATATAAATTATCCCGGAAACAGGCTTTGCGCAATGCACCTGAGGGCCATGCATACCAGATTAAACCTGAAAGTATGAAATCGGTATTCAATGCAGCCTCCGAATCACAGGTTCCCATTATGGTATTTGTATCAAACCAGAATTGCATTCAGATCCATACGGGGCCAATCAAAAAGATATTCGAGATGGGGCCATGGTTAAACATTATGGATCCGGAATTTAATCTGCATTTACGTGAAGACGCGATTGATGAGGCATGGGTTGTAAAAAAACCAAGTGAAGCTGGCATCGTAACAGGTATTGAACTGATTGATAAAGAAGGAACGATGTTTAATCAGTTTTTTGGAAAGCGTAAACCCGGCATTCCTGAACTGCCGGAATGGACTAAATTGGTTGAAGAATCGGTTTCGAGAGTTTAGATTTCAAAGCAGTCGCCGCGGGGTAAATGAGTTAATAGTGGCCGCCAAGTGGTTTAAAGTAAAAAAATAACCATTTATAATTTAAAGAAACAGAGAGCTAATAGCCATCGGCTAAAAGTC from Dyadobacter sp. NIV53 carries:
- a CDS encoding hemin-degrading factor, whose translation is MKTILTTSRTELKESWAEFKAQNPKTRIRDAARELNTTEAELVATGIGENVTLLEGDFRELLKEVGSLGNVMALTRNDHVVHERKGTYENVSFNNHVGLVLGPDIDLRMFLGDWKFGFAVHENDRFSIQFFNSNGDATHKIYLTEKSNQDAYNALVEKYKAAEQDVSLVITPKPEKKTEEETTPDIDVAAFQAEWLALKDTHDFFTLLRKYKLSRKQALRNAPEGHAYQIKPESMKSVFNAASESQVPIMVFVSNQNCIQIHTGPIKKIFEMGPWLNIMDPEFNLHLREDAIDEAWVVKKPSEAGIVTGIELIDKEGTMFNQFFGKRKPGIPELPEWTKLVEESVSRV